From the genome of Colwellia psychrerythraea 34H, one region includes:
- a CDS encoding YchJ family protein, with product MLCPCGSSLPFNACCQLYITQQKHPSTPEQLMRSRFSAYATKNGQYVFDTYAASQRLKQSVTEIQTWADECIWLALKIHESDETTVEFSAYYVVDQTLCELREKSNFTIEQGQWRYIDGDITVHNEIVTVKRNEVCPCNNYPTAWSTKRNKKFKHCCAKQIGI from the coding sequence ATGCTTTGCCCTTGCGGTTCGTCGTTGCCATTTAATGCTTGTTGCCAACTTTATATTACACAACAAAAACACCCCAGCACCCCTGAACAATTAATGCGCTCGCGCTTTAGTGCCTATGCAACAAAAAATGGTCAATATGTTTTTGACACTTATGCTGCCTCCCAGCGGTTGAAGCAGTCTGTCACTGAAATTCAAACGTGGGCGGATGAATGTATTTGGTTGGCATTGAAAATACATGAAAGCGATGAGACTACCGTAGAATTTTCAGCCTATTACGTGGTTGATCAAACCTTGTGTGAATTACGTGAAAAGTCAAACTTCACTATTGAACAAGGTCAGTGGCGCTATATTGATGGCGATATCACCGTACACAATGAAATTGTGACGGTTAAACGTAATGAAGTTTGTCCATGCAACAATTATCCAACGGCATGGTCAACAAAAAGAAATAAAAAATTTAAACATTGCTGCGCTAAGCAAATAGGTATTTAA